A window of the Vicia villosa cultivar HV-30 ecotype Madison, WI unplaced genomic scaffold, Vvil1.0 ctg.003197F_1_1, whole genome shotgun sequence genome harbors these coding sequences:
- the LOC131640567 gene encoding uncharacterized protein LOC131640567 yields the protein MVMEGRGDYVMKEKLKTLKACIRKWCKDHFCRLDLDIGDGVEKINHADDLLAVCGEDATRELVDERSVAIRTVWRNLALKENLLRQKSRADWINYGDMNSKFFHCFMKERFLRNHINHLVVEDRMVDSVREVKEETRRFFSSLYDEPDQDRPFISGVLFSTLSSSEVESLELPFNEEEIKEAVWECDGSKSPGPDGLNLNFVKRSWSFMKEDFIRLFKDFYRYGVLSKAITSSFLTLIPKRESPMGLGDYRPICLVGCIYKVVAKLLASRLKKVIGSLVSENQTAFIPGRQMLDGVLIANEIVDLAKKSKRSCLLFKVDFEKAYDSVGRGLRQGDPMSPFLFVLAAEGLTRIMKKAKCEGEFEGFKIGRDCEVELIQFADDTLLVGSASWKNVSTIKAILRVFEAVSGLRVNYDKCRLLGINVGDRFVDAAGSFLSCRIDNLPINFLGISIGCNPGLCSTWAPLITKLKSRLSNWKNRFLSMGGRITLLKSVLSSISIFQLSFYQAPVQWRWRILKRGSALWLEVLEARYGHLTRELSEEGGGRASRMKSRWWKDIVNLEGSNSHKVLLGNTRYKLGRGNLALFWESKWLGDFTLKILFPELFEVSFKKGAKVSDMGAWVADRWSWEDFGLQTDPANLRADSVMTLNEFLGSASPIKNEEDTVFWTFNSDDEYTAKGGYFCVTEQEQQGEAAVDERCSKALKIMWSSAIPYSIKAFLWRCFLDRIPTKVQLNRRGMNFSSSELNCALCKDTAESISHVLFLCPVSSLVWRNIANWIDFDTSYCGNIWEDFLSWSDYGRKSKVKRRKESIVWAAVIRGLWLKRNEIIFDNGACNVNDITWNIKIKPFEIIKKMATTPNKIISFTILLFITINIVNGQAQPNQSSLVFYLQDVGKGPKATVSPVIGINGKVWSYNTFGTIFVVDDPVTISPNSYSTQIGRAQGIITVTAQDGANVNIVLSLVFNNAQYAGSTLEIQGTSRQRDNLRELGVVSGTGRFRFARGFAVFETISYDPIYSQSVIRLTVTLAIP from the exons ATGGTGATGGAGGGCAGGGGAGATTACGTGATGAAAGAGAAGTTGAAAACCTTAAAAGCTTGCATTAGGAAATGGTGTAAGGATCATTTTTGCAGGTTAGATCTCGATATAGGAGATGGTGTAGAGAAGATCAACCATGCTGATGATCTGCTAGCTGTTTGTGGGGAAGATGCAACAAGGGAGCTGGTGGACGAAAGAAGTGTCGCGATCAGAACCGTGTGGAGGAATTTGGCGTTAAAAGAAAATCTGCTTAGGCAAAAAAGCAGGGCGGATTGGATCAACTACGGTGATATGAACAGCAAGTTTTTTCATTGTTTTATGAAGGAGAGATTTCTGAGGAATCATATTAATCACTTAGTGGTGGAAGAcagaatggtggattcggttaGGGAAGTGAAGGAGGAAACAAGGAGGTTTTTTTCATCTTTGTATGACGAACCTGATCAAGATCGTCCTTTCATCTCTGGTGTTCTGTTTAGTACCCTATCGTCTTCTGAAGTTGAGTCGCTCGAATTGCCGTTTAACGAAGAGGAAATTAAGGAAGCTGTGTGGGAGTGTGATGGATCAAAAAGCCCTGGTCCAGACGGGCTGAACCTTAATTTTGTCAAGAGAAGCTGGAGCTTTATGAAGGAAGATTTTATTCGTCTTTTCAAGGATTTTTACAGATATGGTGTTCTTTCGAAGGCCATCACCTCATCTTTCCTTACGCTTATTCCGAAAAGAGAGAGTCCTATGGGTCTGGGGGATTACAGGCCTATTTGCCTTGTAGGATGCATTTACAAGGTGGTGGCAAAACTTTTGGCCTCTAGATTGAAAAAGGTTATTGGTTCCCTTGTTTCGGAGAATCAGACCGCTTTCATTCCCGGAAGACAGATGCTTGATGGAGTTCTAATTGCCAACGAAATTGTGGATCTTgcgaagaaatcaaagaggagctgtcttcttttcaaagtggaCTTCGAGAAGGCTTACGACTCC GTGGGTCGTGGTCTTAGGCAGGGCGATCCCATGTCTCCTTTTCTGTTTGTTCTGGCAGCCGAGGGTTTAACTAGAATTATGAAGAAAGCTAAGTGTGAAGGCGAATTTGAAGGTTTCAAGATTGGTCGAGACTGCGAGGTAGAGTTAATTCAATTTGCAGACGATACGCTTTTGGTTGGTTCTGCTTCTTGGAAGAACGTCTCGACCATTAAGGCTATTCTTCGTGTCTTCGAGGCAGTTTCGGGTCTTAGAGTTAACTACGATAAGTGCAGGCTTTTGGGAATAAATGTGGGGGATCGTTTCGTTGATGCGGCTGGTAGCTTTCTGTCTTGCAGAATTGATAATCTCCCTATCAATTTCCTAGGAATCTCGATAGGGTGCAATCCTGGCTTATGTTCTACCTGGGCACCGCTTATTACGAAGCTGAAATCGAGGCTTTCAAATTGGAAGAACAGATTTCTCAGCATGGGGGGCAGAATCACCCTGTTAAAATCTGTTCTCTCTAGCATATCCATCTTTCAGTTATCCTTTTATCAGGCTCCTGTGCAG TGGCGGTGGAGAATTCTCAAAAGAGGCAGCGCGCTTTGGTTGGAAGTGTTGGAAGCTAGATACGGTCACTTGACTCGCGAGCTTAGCGAAGAGGGAGGTGGGAGAGCAAGCCGGATGAAATCAAGGTGGTGGAAAGACATAGTGAATTTGGAGGGAAGTAATTCTCATAAGGTGCTGTTAGGAAATACGAGATATAAGCTTGGAAGAGGGAATTTAGCTCTGTTTTGGGAATCAAAATGGCTGGGTGATTTCACTTTAAAAATCTTGTTCCCAGAGCTGTTCGAGGTGAGCTTTAAGAAGGGTGCAAAGGTAAGTGATATGGGAGCTTGGGTGGCGGATAGGTGGAGCTGGGAGGACTTTGGATTGCAGACGGATCCGGCCAATCTGCGTGCTGATTCGGTTATGACTTTGAATGAGTTTCTCGGGTCAGCATCTCCGATCAAGAACGAGGAGGATACGGTGTTCTGGACTTTCAATAGCGATGATGAATACACGGCAAAGGGGGGGTATTTTTGTGTTACTGAACAAGAACAACAAGGCGAAGCCGCGGTTGACGAAAGGTGTTCAAAAGCGCTAAAGATTATGTGGTCCTCGGCAATACCGTACAGCATTAAGGCATTCTTGTGGAGATGTTTTTTGGACAGAATACCCACGAAAGTCCAGCTAAATCGGAGAGGCAtgaatttttcttcttctgagtTGAATTGTGCTCTTTGTAAGGATACGGCGGAGTCTATCTCTCATGTCCTTTTCTTATGCCCGGTTTCTTCTTTGGTATGGAGGAACATTGCTAATTGGATTGATTTTGACACGAGCTACTGTGGCAACATTTGGGAAGATTTTCTGAGCTGGAGCGACTATGGGCGGAAATCCAAAGTCAAAAGAAGGAAGGAAAGTATCGTGTGGGCGGCTGTTATCAGAGGCCTTTGGCTAAAGAGAAACGAAATTATCTTTGATAACGGAGCGTGCAATGTCAATGATATCACGTGGAATATCAAGATAAAG CcttttgaaataattaaaaaaatggcaACAACACCAAACAAAATCATCTCGTTCACAATACTACTTTTCATAACCATCAATATAGTTAATGGTCAAGCTCAACCAAACCAATCAAGCTTGGTGTTCTACCTACAAGATGTTGGAAAAGGACCTAAGGCAACCGTTTCACCGGTTATAGGCATCAATGGCAAGGTTTGGTCATATAACACATTTGGAACAATATTTGTTGTTGATGATCCTGTTACAATAAGTCCTAACTCATATTCAACTCAAATTGGACGGGCTCAAGGTATAATTACGGTAACTGCTCAAGATGGTGCAAATGTGAACATAGTTTTGTCACTTGTGTTCAACAATGCGCAGTACGCTGGTAGCACTTTGGAAATTCAAGGTACAAGTCGTCAGCGTGATAATTTACGAGAGCTCGGTGTTGTTTCTGGAACAGGAAGGTTTCGATTCGCAAGGGGATTTGCTGTGTTTGAAACTATATCTTATGATCCTATCTATAGTCAATCTGTTATTAGGTTGACTGTAACCTTAGCAATACCTTga